In the Methanobrevibacter sp. genome, one interval contains:
- the rnc gene encoding ribonuclease III, producing MNLYEKFGIKTDNEHLYDIAFTHGSYSTNHNLDYNYERLEFLGDSVLGVIVSEYLYKLYPHYEEGKLTKLRANYVCQVALIHYSHELGLDEYLKIASVESNLTKNEILSITADIFESFLGAIFLDQGWDFAKQFVANSIFKYIDEHKIFFADYKSAMKEYGDVKELDISYKILEEYGVPHDKTFIIAIMIDDVEMGVGKGKNKKEAEQAAAKIAIEKLNIKVF from the coding sequence ATGAATTTATATGAAAAATTTGGTATAAAAACTGATAATGAACATTTATATGATATTGCATTTACTCATGGTTCCTACTCCACCAATCATAATCTGGATTATAATTATGAACGTTTGGAGTTCCTGGGAGATTCTGTTTTAGGTGTAATAGTTTCGGAATATTTGTATAAGTTGTATCCTCACTATGAGGAAGGTAAATTAACAAAACTGCGGGCAAACTATGTCTGTCAAGTTGCATTAATCCATTATTCTCATGAATTGGGGCTGGATGAATATCTTAAAATAGCCAGTGTTGAATCGAATTTAACAAAAAATGAGATATTGTCCATAACTGCAGATATCTTCGAATCATTTTTAGGAGCAATATTCCTTGATCAGGGATGGGATTTTGCAAAGCAGTTTGTGGCAAATTCCATTTTTAAATATATTGACGAGCATAAGATATTCTTCGCAGATTATAAATCTGCAATGAAAGAATACGGAGATGTTAAAGAGTTGGATATTTCCTATAAAATTTTAGAGGAATACGGAGTGCCTCACGACAAAACATTCATCATAGCAATCATGATTGATGATGTGGAAATGGGTGTTGGAAAAGGTAAAAATAAAAAAGAAGCAGAACAAGCAGCTGCAAAAATAGCTATTGAAAAATTAAATATTAAGGTGTTTTAA
- a CDS encoding C45 family peptidase: protein MFDLSKDRMESIETIKKITDYDDYNVYSIEIKYDYNIDNVTPVIEGNPDSQQLMELAFADALPGVDVEFEAPDYGCSAFTMPNDEKFLFGRNYDFAFDSSAMLVRCTPKKGYKSIGFAALSHIYDNDPEISMKTKASCLIAPYICLDGINEKGLGIAVLTETSEPTVQKTGKPVLLTTVLIRLILDNASTTEDAVELIRQYDVFASSGRDYHFYITDKTGDGMVVEFDPEKEERPMVVTKFKAATNFYGMHIDKVKPNRINGIYGKGKERYDSIMDIIDNGGNGMADTWKALKASAQDPNPEDITSNTQWSIAYDLDKLECEMTLRRHWDDILKFKLDE from the coding sequence ATGTTTGATTTGTCAAAGGACAGGATGGAATCAATAGAAACAATTAAGAAAATTACTGATTATGACGATTATAATGTCTATTCCATTGAAATAAAATATGACTATAATATTGATAATGTAACTCCTGTTATCGAAGGAAACCCCGACAGTCAGCAACTGATGGAACTTGCATTTGCAGATGCTCTTCCAGGAGTAGATGTCGAATTTGAAGCGCCCGATTACGGATGTTCAGCCTTTACAATGCCTAATGATGAAAAATTTTTATTTGGAAGAAACTACGATTTCGCATTTGATTCATCAGCAATGCTGGTGAGGTGCACACCCAAGAAAGGATATAAATCAATAGGATTTGCTGCATTAAGTCATATTTATGATAATGATCCTGAAATAAGCATGAAAACAAAGGCTTCATGCTTGATTGCACCATATATCTGCTTAGACGGAATCAATGAAAAGGGACTTGGAATAGCGGTACTGACAGAAACAAGCGAACCAACCGTTCAAAAAACGGGAAAACCTGTTCTGTTAACAACAGTCCTAATCAGATTAATTTTGGATAATGCATCAACAACAGAAGATGCAGTTGAATTAATCAGACAGTATGATGTTTTTGCTTCAAGCGGAAGGGATTATCATTTCTACATAACAGATAAAACCGGTGATGGCATGGTAGTGGAATTTGACCCGGAAAAAGAAGAAAGGCCAATGGTCGTAACTAAATTTAAGGCGGCAACAAATTTCTATGGAATGCATATTGATAAAGTAAAACCGAACAGAATAAATGGGATATATGGAAAAGGAAAAGAAAGATATGACTCCATAATGGATATAATAGATAATGGCGGAAATGGAATGGCTGACACCTGGAAAGCATTAAAAGCATCAGCACAAGATCCAAATCCTGAGGATATTACAAGCAATACCCAATGGTCCATTGCATATGATTTGGACAAACTGGAATGTGAAATGACACTGAGAAGACACTGGGATGATATATTAAAGTTTAAATTAGATGAATAA
- a CDS encoding RNA-binding protein codes for MVVKIKKRNFLKKKKIKEIRDELGEYGNLLQGKKNVEILEAEPHSFILVDGEPYIILINEKPFPTLKAALANEIDAKTVTVDMGAIRFVSNGADIMSPGIVDASEGVESGDIVLIIDETHGKPLAIGISLISGEEMVENDSGKAVETKHYVGDDIWNFEL; via the coding sequence ATGGTCGTAAAGATTAAAAAAAGAAATTTCTTGAAAAAAAAGAAAATAAAAGAAATACGAGATGAACTGGGAGAATACGGCAACTTACTTCAGGGAAAGAAAAATGTGGAAATACTTGAAGCAGAACCCCATTCATTTATTTTAGTAGATGGTGAACCATACATCATATTAATTAATGAAAAACCATTTCCAACACTTAAGGCGGCGCTGGCCAATGAAATTGATGCAAAAACCGTAACAGTAGACATGGGAGCAATCAGATTTGTAAGCAATGGCGCCGATATAATGAGTCCCGGCATTGTAGATGCTTCAGAAGGGGTTGAATCAGGAGACATTGTTTTAATTATTGATGAAACCCACGGAAAACCTCTGGCTATTGGAATAAGTTTAATCAGCGGTGAGGAAATGGTTGAAAATGATTCCGGAAAGGCGGTTGAAACCAAACATTATGTCGGCGATGATATATGGAACTTTGAATTATGA
- a CDS encoding LSm family protein — translation MSGQNVQRPLDALGKSVDTPVLIKLKGDREFRGILKSFDLHMNLVLNDAEELQDGEVTRRLGVVLIRGDNIVYISP, via the coding sequence ATGAGCGGACAAAATGTTCAAAGACCACTTGACGCATTAGGAAAATCTGTGGATACTCCTGTTTTAATCAAACTTAAAGGAGATCGTGAATTTAGAGGTATACTTAAGAGCTTTGATTTGCACATGAATTTAGTTCTTAATGATGCAGAAGAGTTACAAGACGGAGAGGTTACTAGAAGACTCGGTGTTGTGCTCATTAGAGGAGATAATATTGTTTATATCTCACCGTAA
- a CDS encoding AzlD domain-containing protein produces the protein MNYVDLVVLGCAIVTFVPRLIPALFIDKLNFSPKVEKFLNLIPYTALAALICPGVLTVDNQLWYIGLIGAVVAAGLAWKKVPLGAIVILTVAVLIMVYSIVPFF, from the coding sequence ATGAATTATGTGGATCTGGTTGTTTTAGGCTGTGCTATTGTAACATTTGTTCCAAGGTTAATTCCGGCTTTGTTTATCGATAAACTTAATTTCTCACCAAAAGTTGAGAAGTTCTTAAATTTAATCCCGTATACGGCTCTTGCAGCTTTAATATGTCCGGGAGTACTGACTGTTGATAATCAGTTGTGGTATATTGGATTGATTGGAGCTGTTGTGGCTGCAGGACTTGCCTGGAAGAAAGTTCCCCTTGGGGCTATTGTAATTTTAACTGTGGCTGTTTTGATAATGGTTTATTCAATTGTTCCATTTTTCTAA
- a CDS encoding type II toxin-antitoxin system antitoxin SocA domain-containing protein codes for MTLNREKYIDLIMYILSECYTKSNLGKTVLCSILYSVDFNHYELYGELLTRETYIKSKKGIKPKHFKEITEELILKKQLFLRKEAYYHRTLHRYYLTVIPQNRFSEKELEIIDFSIRMLRDKNASTIMKYIIKDPPLLMADFGEDIDCKYVFSRNNKYSIIKIRLNK; via the coding sequence ATGACACTTAACCGTGAAAAATATATTGACTTAATAATGTATATACTGTCTGAATGCTACACAAAATCAAATCTGGGAAAAACCGTTCTTTGCAGCATATTATATTCAGTTGACTTTAACCATTATGAACTTTACGGAGAACTGCTCACCAGAGAAACATACATCAAGTCCAAAAAGGGAATAAAACCAAAACATTTTAAAGAAATAACAGAAGAGCTAATATTAAAAAAACAGCTGTTTTTAAGAAAAGAGGCCTATTATCACAGAACCCTCCACAGATATTACCTCACAGTAATTCCCCAAAACAGATTCAGTGAAAAGGAACTTGAGATTATCGATTTTTCAATCAGAATGCTAAGGGATAAAAACGCAAGCACAATAATGAAATATATCATAAAAGATCCTCCATTACTTATGGCTGATTTTGGAGAGGATATAGACTGCAAATATGTTTTTTCAAGAAATAATAAATATTCCATAATAAAAATCAGATTAAATAAATAA
- a CDS encoding ABC transporter permease gives MLNFVRMEFFKLKNSKIFLLSLLASITPALLVHLGLSGRLDYGEPITFALLSSQTNLYMLCIFGVLLITIAVAYLFSREFSEHTIKSVLPTPISRAKYLLGKSVAFLIWILILCTVCFIASLLLSYITGTVGISVDLILKYFSEMIFGGFLLFLVMSPLIFISMLMKNMVPAMIAAAILTFGNIIAYGHSQAIYWPWTLPAIASAGEIANYTTDPFIVFFIISATFIVGLSLSYLYLTKKDLRL, from the coding sequence ATGCTTAACTTTGTTAGAATGGAGTTTTTTAAATTGAAAAATTCCAAAATATTTTTATTAAGCCTGCTTGCTTCAATAACTCCAGCTTTACTTGTTCATTTAGGATTATCCGGAAGGCTGGATTATGGAGAGCCTATTACTTTTGCACTCCTTTCAAGTCAAACAAATTTATATATGCTATGTATTTTCGGAGTTCTTCTTATAACAATTGCAGTAGCTTATCTCTTTAGCCGCGAGTTCAGTGAACATACAATAAAATCAGTTTTACCTACTCCGATTTCAAGAGCTAAATATTTGCTGGGTAAATCAGTTGCATTTTTAATTTGGATTTTAATATTATGTACCGTATGCTTTATAGCTTCATTATTGCTTTCATATATTACTGGAACAGTTGGAATAAGTGTTGATTTGATTTTAAAGTATTTTAGTGAAATGATATTTGGAGGGTTTTTATTATTCCTAGTTATGAGCCCACTGATATTTATTTCAATGCTGATGAAGAATATGGTTCCGGCAATGATTGCTGCTGCAATTTTAACATTTGGAAATATAATCGCATATGGCCACAGTCAAGCAATATACTGGCCATGGACTCTTCCGGCTATCGCATCTGCAGGGGAAATAGCTAATTATACAACTGATCCGTTTATTGTCTTTTTTATTATTTCAGCAACTTTCATTGTAGGTTTAAGTTTATCATATCTTTATTTAACAAAAAAAGATCTTAGGTTATAG
- a CDS encoding pyridoxal kinase codes for MNKENKNIKKDEIILYNRKDDYIPRVVAIHDLCGYGKCSLGIAIPVLSAAGCDVCPVPTGLFSNHTAYPNWYMHDTTEILNDYLNTWKEIGVDADAIYSGFLGSKEQVDVIKSVYKTYPHALKIVDPVMADHGEVYPTYNDELCQAMADLACEADILTPNLTEAAIILGEPIGEKWGGANIDDAEAHRIVNALLDRGAKYVVLKGIQREDGIIRNFVGGKDMGIVEASNEFLPYMLHGTGDLYASALLAAVMVGKNLAEAVEFAGNITHDAMLVSSKQPDFQDRGVNFESLLGQVTDLFI; via the coding sequence ATGAATAAGGAAAACAAAAATATTAAAAAAGATGAAATAATTTTATATAATAGAAAAGATGACTATATTCCTCGTGTAGTAGCTATTCACGATTTGTGTGGATACGGCAAATGTTCACTTGGTATTGCCATTCCAGTACTTTCAGCTGCAGGCTGTGATGTTTGCCCGGTTCCGACAGGCTTATTTTCCAATCATACTGCATACCCTAACTGGTACATGCACGACACCACAGAAATACTTAACGATTACTTAAATACCTGGAAAGAAATCGGTGTTGATGCAGATGCGATTTATTCAGGATTTTTAGGTTCCAAAGAACAGGTTGATGTAATCAAAAGCGTTTATAAAACATATCCCCATGCTCTTAAAATCGTAGATCCGGTTATGGCAGACCACGGAGAAGTATACCCGACTTACAATGATGAATTATGTCAGGCCATGGCAGACCTTGCATGTGAAGCGGACATACTTACTCCCAACCTTACAGAAGCAGCCATTATTTTAGGCGAACCGATTGGTGAGAAATGGGGCGGTGCAAATATTGATGATGCAGAAGCGCATCGCATTGTAAATGCCCTTTTAGACCGTGGAGCAAAATATGTTGTGCTGAAAGGTATCCAACGTGAAGACGGCATTATCCGCAATTTCGTTGGTGGAAAAGACATGGGCATTGTTGAAGCGTCAAACGAATTTTTGCCATATATGCTGCACGGTACCGGAGACTTGTATGCAAGTGCGCTTTTAGCGGCAGTTATGGTAGGTAAAAACCTTGCAGAAGCAGTTGAATTTGCAGGAAACATTACCCACGATGCAATGTTGGTTTCATCAAAACAGCCTGACTTTCAGGACCGTGGCGTAAACTTTGAATCACTTCTGGGTCAGGTAACAGACTTGTTTATCTGA
- a CDS encoding 50S ribosomal protein L37e, with protein MSKGTPSMGKKNKKTHIRCRRCGRNTYHVRKKVCASCGFGKSKKIRRYSWQNKKPTTRQRLV; from the coding sequence ATGTCAAAAGGAACTCCATCAATGGGTAAAAAGAATAAAAAAACCCATATCAGATGTAGGAGATGTGGTAGAAACACTTACCACGTACGTAAAAAAGTCTGTGCTTCTTGCGGATTTGGTAAATCTAAAAAAATCAGGAGATACAGTTGGCAAAATAAAAAACCAACTACCAGACAAAGATTAGTATAA
- a CDS encoding homoserine O-acetyltransferase, translating into MNKESVGIVETEYLSISDPIRLDSGETLEEITVAYETYGELNKEKSNAILICHALTGDAHAAGWHEGDKKPGWWEMVIGPGKALDSEKYFIICSNVLGGCKGTTGPSSINPKTGKEYGLDFPVITINDMVKVQKELVASFGINQLFAVIGGSMGGMQVLEWMVSYPSMMKKAIPIATAARSSPQQIAFNAVGRQSIFSDPEWNNGNYYETGEIPRNGLSLARMIAHITYLSDESMDIKFGRGLQDKDEISYDFTLDFQVESYLKHQGETFVKRFDANSYLFITKAVDLFDLSINDSLIDGFKGIESKIKIISVDSDWLYPTEQSMDIVTALNANNVEVSFSEIKSNYGHDAFLLERGQLNYIFSNFLSENVVGDLMMEKVATIKENSNVVEAAKLMLDKHVTHIPVVTDSCQLIGIVTSWDLSKSIATKSNHLKDIMTKDVHYCNADDPIEEISRKMRKFDISCLPVVNEDMKVVGIITTDQISNLIS; encoded by the coding sequence ATGAATAAGGAATCTGTCGGTATTGTTGAAACTGAATATCTTAGTATATCAGACCCAATCAGATTAGATAGTGGAGAAACACTTGAAGAGATTACTGTTGCTTATGAAACTTATGGGGAACTCAATAAAGAAAAATCCAATGCCATTTTAATTTGCCATGCTCTGACCGGTGATGCTCATGCTGCAGGATGGCACGAGGGAGATAAAAAACCCGGATGGTGGGAAATGGTAATCGGCCCTGGAAAAGCGTTGGATAGTGAAAAATACTTTATAATATGTTCTAATGTACTTGGGGGATGTAAGGGAACAACAGGTCCAAGTTCAATCAATCCCAAAACAGGTAAGGAGTACGGTCTTGATTTTCCGGTAATTACAATTAATGACATGGTTAAAGTTCAAAAAGAGTTAGTTGCTTCTTTTGGAATTAATCAGTTGTTTGCGGTTATCGGAGGGTCTATGGGTGGAATGCAGGTTCTTGAATGGATGGTATCCTACCCGTCAATGATGAAAAAGGCAATACCTATAGCTACAGCAGCAAGGTCTTCACCTCAGCAGATAGCCTTTAATGCGGTAGGCCGTCAGTCTATATTTTCAGACCCTGAATGGAACAACGGAAATTACTATGAAACCGGAGAAATCCCTAGAAACGGTCTGTCTCTGGCACGTATGATTGCTCATATTACCTATTTAAGCGATGAATCAATGGATATTAAATTTGGACGCGGCCTTCAGGACAAGGATGAAATAAGCTATGACTTTACACTTGATTTTCAAGTTGAAAGCTATTTAAAACATCAGGGCGAAACTTTTGTAAAACGTTTTGATGCGAATAGCTATCTGTTCATAACAAAAGCAGTTGATTTGTTTGACCTTTCCATTAATGACTCTTTAATTGATGGATTTAAAGGCATTGAATCCAAAATTAAAATTATTTCTGTTGATTCAGATTGGCTATATCCAACCGAGCAGAGTATGGACATTGTAACTGCCCTTAATGCTAACAATGTTGAGGTATCCTTTTCAGAAATAAAGTCCAACTATGGTCATGATGCCTTTTTACTTGAAAGAGGACAACTCAATTATATTTTCTCCAATTTCTTATCAGAAAATGTTGTTGGGGATTTGATGATGGAAAAAGTCGCCACAATTAAGGAAAATTCAAATGTTGTAGAAGCGGCTAAACTAATGCTGGACAAGCATGTAACTCATATTCCGGTTGTTACTGACAGTTGCCAACTTATCGGAATTGTTACAAGCTGGGATCTGTCTAAATCCATTGCGACAAAATCCAATCATCTAAAGGACATAATGACAAAAGATGTCCATTACTGTAATGCAGATGATCCTATTGAGGAAATCTCACGTAAAATGCGTAAGTTTGACATATCCTGTCTTCCTGTAGTTAATGAAGACATGAAGGTTGTAGGCATTATTACAACCGATCAGATTAGTAATTTAATAAGTTAA
- a CDS encoding AzlC family ABC transporter permease, with protein MESFIISRKSKFIDGAKKAIPITFGYIPMGIGYAAIAIKAGMTPLQTVSMSFLVYAGAGQIIAASMVLGGASVIAIVLTNFVVNLRYFVMSTCVLNKVEKSSLPLNILSAHLTVDESFAMFSLSEDSSIWIYLGIALTAWLSWCLGAGIGVVILDMLPVIVTNSFNISLYALFVAILIPAIKESKQIALLVAVTAVLNVVLSQFLGNWSLIVSTLLGAAAGMHIVDDGYLLSGDA; from the coding sequence TTGGAGTCGTTTATTATTTCTCGTAAATCTAAGTTTATTGATGGCGCTAAAAAGGCTATTCCAATCACATTTGGATATATTCCAATGGGGATTGGCTATGCTGCTATAGCTATTAAGGCAGGTATGACTCCTCTGCAGACAGTTTCAATGTCTTTTTTAGTTTATGCAGGTGCAGGTCAAATCATTGCCGCTTCAATGGTTTTAGGCGGAGCCAGTGTGATTGCAATTGTTTTAACTAACTTTGTAGTAAATTTAAGGTATTTTGTAATGTCAACATGTGTTTTAAATAAAGTTGAGAAATCAAGTTTGCCTTTAAATATCCTGTCTGCTCATTTGACTGTTGATGAATCCTTTGCAATGTTTTCATTAAGCGAAGATTCAAGCATATGGATTTATCTGGGAATTGCACTAACAGCATGGCTTTCATGGTGTTTGGGGGCAGGAATAGGTGTGGTTATATTGGATATGCTTCCTGTTATCGTTACAAATAGTTTTAATATTTCCCTTTATGCATTATTTGTTGCAATTCTGATTCCTGCCATAAAGGAAAGCAAACAGATTGCACTTTTAGTTGCAGTAACTGCAGTTTTAAATGTGGTCTTATCACAATTTCTGGGAAACTGGTCACTGATTGTTTCAACACTTCTTGGTGCGGCAGCTGGAATGCATATTGTCGATGATGGATATCTGCTTTCAGGTGATGCCTAA
- a CDS encoding ABC transporter permease, producing the protein MLIFIQTEFIKLKNSKLFFLSLLSGLIPPFLMYMGVLEMRSDTPSFILKFSEMFIETNLYMTGLFAVFILCIIISYLIGREYNEHTLKLVLTSPISDFEYLIGKYIVFLIWTLLLFGVTFIGTLIFGFLGGGVGLTLNMALHYLGEMLFGGFLLSLVMTPFIFLSMIMKNIVPSMIAGSVLILANLLSYSCSWGPYLPWMASYIVSSNTVSQYPCRITTPLLAIAITFLFGIAISYIYFSLKDV; encoded by the coding sequence ATGTTAATTTTTATTCAAACTGAATTTATAAAACTAAAAAATTCAAAACTGTTCTTTTTAAGTTTATTAAGCGGACTTATACCTCCCTTTCTAATGTATATGGGAGTTTTAGAAATGAGATCAGACACTCCAAGCTTTATTTTAAAGTTTTCAGAAATGTTCATTGAAACAAATCTATATATGACAGGTTTATTTGCAGTATTTATCCTATGCATCATTATTTCTTATTTAATAGGCAGAGAATACAACGAACACACCTTAAAATTGGTATTAACAAGCCCAATATCTGACTTTGAGTATTTGATTGGAAAATATATAGTATTCCTAATTTGGACATTATTATTGTTTGGCGTTACTTTTATAGGAACTCTCATCTTCGGTTTTTTAGGAGGTGGAGTCGGCCTAACCTTAAATATGGCACTGCATTATCTTGGTGAAATGTTATTTGGCGGATTTTTGCTCTCTTTAGTGATGACCCCTTTTATATTCCTATCAATGATTATGAAAAATATTGTTCCATCGATGATTGCTGGATCAGTGTTAATCCTTGCAAACTTATTAAGTTATAGTTGCAGTTGGGGTCCATATTTGCCGTGGATGGCTTCATATATTGTTAGTTCAAACACAGTATCCCAATATCCCTGCAGAATAACCACACCATTACTTGCAATAGCCATAACCTTTCTATTTGGAATAGCCATCTCATATATTTACTTTAGCCTCAAGGATGTTTAA